ACTCCGAGGAGGACCTGCGGTGTCCCGTGGAGCAGGCCCAGCGCTACTACACGGCGCTGAAGCTGCGCGGCGTGCCCACCGAGTTGCTGCTGTTCCCGGGCGAAAACCACGAACTATCACGCAGCGGCACCCCCTGGCACCGCCGCCGCCGGTTCGAGCATCTGCTGCGCTGGTGGGCGCGCTGGTTGCCCACGGCACAGAATCCCGCACCGCAGAACGCCCGACAGCCGGAGCCGGCCGGCGCCTAGGCAGCAGGGAACCCGCAGCGGGGCCGGGTCAGAAGCCCAGGACCCGCTGGGCCTCGTCGATGTCCGGCGCGGCCCAGCGCCGGGCGTATTCGGTGTTGCTGCACAACGAGCGGGTGAGCACCTTGTCCACGTACACCGTCCCGTAGAGATGGTCCGTCTCGTGCTGGACAATCCGCGCCTGCCAGCCGCTGAACCGTTCCATGTGCTGGCGGGACTGCGGGTCGGTGTAGTCCAGCACCACGGACGCATGCCGGCGCACCACGCCCTGGTACCCCTCGAAGGACAAGCAGCCCTCGAAGAATTCGGCGCTGTCGTCGCCGTCGGCTTCGTAGCGGGGATTGATGATGGTGAAGAACGGCAACGGCAGGCGTTCGCGTACCGCTGCAGCTTCGGCGCCGACGTCGTAGGTGTCTTCCAGTACCGCGATCTGCAACGGGATGCCCAACTGGGGCGCGGCCAGGCCCACACCTGGCGCAGCATGCATCACCCGCCGCATCAGCGCGATCAGCGCTTCCAGCTCCTCGGCGTCCAGCTCACCGTCAAAGGGCAGCGCCGCACGGCGCAGGGCGGGGTGGCCCAGTTGGACAATCGGTACAAGCTCCTGCTCCAGCATCGGAAGGACCAGGTCACGCAGCAGGGCGGAGGATTCGGTGGGCACGGATTCATCCTAATGGCCGCTACGCTGTTGGTGCGCCGCGCCGAAGAGTAGCGTCTGGGCCATCATGACTGAGCAGCAGCCCTACACCGTGCTGGGACGGTATCCAGGATTCGAGTTGCGCCACTATCCGGCGCACGTGCTGGCCCAGGTCACTGTGAACGCGGGATTCGAGGGGGCCGGCAACACCGGTTTCCGCTACCTGTACCGGTACATCAGCGGCCGGAACTCCTCCCGGGCGGGACTGGACCCCTATCCGCCGGGCGAAGTGCAGTTCAGCGAAAACCTGGCGATGACAGCCCCGGTGCTCCTGGAGCCGAGCCCCATCGCGGGAGCCTTTACGGTGGCTTTTGTCCTCCCTGGGGACCTGACCGCCCTCACCGCCCCGGTGCCGGAAGATCCCGCTGTGAGCATTGTGGCGGTACCGGGACAAACGGGGGCGGCGGCCGCCTTCTCCGGACGCTGGAATGAAGCCAACTACCAAGCCCATTTGGCCGCCTTGCAGGCCGCCGTCGGGGCAGAGGGGTTCAGCCTGCTGGGAAATCCGCGTTTTGCGCGGTTCGACCCGCCCTACCGGCCCTGGTTCCTGCGCCGCAACGAGGTGGTTCAGGACGTGGAGGGACCGGGGGACTGACGCGGCAGCGGGTGGATCCCGGGCAGGGCGGCGCCTGTTCCGGTCATGCGTCCGGGTCCGCCAGGTCCTGTTCTGCGGATGACAGCGCCCGGGACGACGGCGGGAGGGCGGCATGGAGGGAGGAGGTCACCCGTGGATTGTATGCGCCGGCGGGGGAGAGCCAAACAAAAAGCCGGGTCCCGCCTCAACGGCGGAACCCGGCTGTGCTGCGGGGCAGGAGTTAGCCTTCGCAGTCCACGCAGTAAGCCTCGCCGTTCTTTTCGCGGGCAATCTGCGAACGGTGGCGTACGAGGAAGCAGGACATGCAGGTGAACTCGTCTGCCTGCGGGGGAACTACCTTGATGAGCAGTTCCTCGCCGGACAGGTCTGCGCCGGGAAGGTCAAAACCATCAATGGCGTCTGACTCTTCGACATCGATGACAGCCGTCATCGCTCCGCCGCGCTGCTGAGCTTTCAGACCCTCCAGGGAGTCTGTGTGCTGGTCTTCTTCCTTGACGCGCGGGGCATCGTAATCGGTAGCCATTTTGTTGTGCTTATCTCCTGATTTGGGGGGGTTGAAGCGTAGATCATATAGGGCAACGAAAGTCGCTGCACCAAACCGTACAGGCGTGGCGGCCGTTCGTTGACGAAATAGGCGGCGAAAGTGACCAACGTCCCGTTCTCCCGTAGTGCCGGCGGTAGTTCCTTCGGCAGGACCGCCGGTACCCGGGTAATCCGGGGACCCCGGGCGCGCAGTGCAGCACGGGGGACGGGCACGGGGGACGGGCACGGGGGACGGGCACGGGGGACGGGCACGGGGGACGGGCACAGGGGACGGGCACGGGGGACGGGCACAGGGGACGGGCACAGGGGAATGGCACGGCCCAGCGCTGCACGCAACGGTTATGTCAACTTGATGAACCGCGGCGGCGGGCCTGCGGGGGAGTTATGTCAACTCACCATGAACCTGTACGGGAAACGTCCGGGGACCGGAAATTGTCCAACCAGGTCAGCGGATTTTGGCCCGGCCGCCCGGGTACGCCAACACGCCGGAGGAAACCGGCCCGGCATGCTGCAGCCCCGCACAGCGGCGCAAAACGAGTCGTCCGCTGCAAAAAGCATTCCCAAAGGTCTCCGGGAGGCAGAAACGTCCAAAACCGGGGGATTTGTGCTGATTTGAGTACCGAATCGGCATATAACCCGGAAAAGCGATATTAGTGCTTCTGGCCACTTCCGACGCGTACCGCAAAGTGCCGATAATCCACATTATGTCAACTAGCGTTTAGAAGGGGGTCCCCCGGACCCGCCCGAAGCCCTCATCTCCGGGGGCAGCCGCAGCATGTAGGCTTCCGGCAAACACCCGGCGTTCAAGGGAGGCATCATGGGCGCGCATCGCTGGTTTCCCGTTGCCGCAGCCGTCAGCACTCTCGTAGTGTCCCTGGCCGGCTGCGGCGCGGGCGCTTCCGGATCCGACGGCGCTGGATCCGACGGCGCCGAATCCGAGAGCACCGGCGGAAGGCCCAGCCGGTGGTCCGTGAGCGTCATCGATCCCGGGCCCGGCGCCTATGAGCAGTGCCTTGAAGATCCGCGCGTTGAGGAGGCGTTTGTGTCCGCGGACTATCCAGCTTCGCACATGGGTGTGACCCTGACTGCTGACGCAACCGCAGACGATGCCGGGCGGATTGCCGACTGCCTGCAGCAGGCCCTGCCGTCCGCAGAAGTTTCGGTCGCCGGCCCGGGGTCCGGCTAGCCGTCCACGCCGGAGAGGAACTCCAGCAGCGCCGCCCCCAGGGCCTCGGGAGCCTCCTGGGCTGCATAGTGCCCAACGCCATCCAGCTGCACAGCCGTGAAAGATCCGGTGGCCAGCGGTGCGAAGGTCTGTTCGGTGAACGGCCCGCCGCCGGCACCCACGGCCAGCACCGGCATCGCAAGGGGCCGCGACGCCGCCAGGGCCTTGATTTCCGCCCCTTCCGAAAGCATGGAGCGGTAGAGGCCCGCGGCGCCGTTCCAGCCGCCCGGACGGGAGTACGTGCGGGCAAACTCAGCAATATCCGTGCTGGTCACGGCGCCTTCCACTGCCGTCATGGACGGATAGGCCCAGGCGGCCAGCAGGTCCATTTCCCTGCCGGTCAGCAGCAAGTCCGGTATTCCGGGGGCGGCAAGCATGCCGATATGCCAGGAACCGCCATGGGCGACATCGGCCAGGGCTTCGAGTCCAAACCCGGCCAGCCCGGCCTCCACCGCCGTAAAACTTGCCACTGCCTCGGGGTGTACGGCGGCAAGACGGAACGCCGCTCCCCCGCTGATGTCCTGCGCCAGTAGATGTACCGGCCCGACGCCCAGGGCACGCAGGAATTCATGGAGTGTTTCCGCCACGGCTCTGCTGTCGAGGCCCGTGTCCGGAACTGCAGCGGAATCCCCGAAGCCCGGCAGGTCCACGGCAAACACCCGGTGGCTGCGGGCCAGCACGGGGATCAATGTGCGGAACGCCCACCAGCTTTCCGGGAAACCGTGCAGCAGCAGGACCGGTGATCCTTCCCGTCCGGCGGAGACGTAATGGAGGCGAATTTCGCCGGCCTGGGCGGTGGCATGGCGGGCGCCGGGGATGGTGGCGGCTGGACTCATGTTCATGGCGCGTCCTCCAATAGACAACCGAGTTGTCCACCATCGTAAGACAATCGGGTTGTCTAATCCATAGTCCGCGTATGCTGTTTTCGTGAATCGGACCGGTGCGGACCTTGCTTTGCTGCTGCTCGCTGCCTACCGGCAGCTGGTGGAGGACGCGACCGCCGAGCTGGCGGCCCGCGGCTATGCCGACATCCGGCCGGTGCATGATTTTGCCTTGCGCGCCATTGACGCCGGAGCCGACACCGCCTCTGAACTCGGGCGCGCGACGGCGGTGACGAAGCAGGCGGCCGCCAAGACCATCGCGGTGCTGCTGGAACGCGGTTACGCGGAACGCCGCACGGATGAACAGGATGCCCGGCGCAAGCGGCTAACCGTCACTCCCCTGGGCCACCGGATGCTTAGGGAAGGCGAAGCAGTATTTGACGGCCTCCGCGCTGCATGGGCAAGTCGGATCGGCGCACCCGAACTAGGGCAGCTCGAACGGGACCTGGGCGTGCTGACAGGCGATTCCCGCATCTCACTCGGGTACCCGGGATGGGCCTCAGGGGCCGGCGAATGACGGTGGCCTTTTCCTGGCTCGACTCCCCCGGCAGCCTTTCCCCTGCCATGCGCCGCCAGCTGCTGCACTGCTGGACGGACGTCAGCAACGCAGGCGGCGCCGTCGGCTTCCCGCTGCTGCCGGTGGGTACCGGCGACGTCGAGCCGGCGCTGGCAGCGCTCGTTGCCGCCCTCGCACCCGAAGGCCCCCGGCTGCTGATTGCGCAAGAACACGGCGTGCTGGCCGGGTGGTTGGTCCTCACCGTTAACCCGGGCACCCTGACCAGCCACTGGGCCCGCGTAACCCGGGTACAGAGCGCGCTGGCGGCACGTGGCCGGGGCATCGGCTCCGCACTGATGCAGGAAGCCGCCCGATACGCCCGTGAGGAACTGCGGCTGGACGAACTGATCCTCGAGGTTCGCGGCGGCATGGGGCTGGAGTCCTTTTATTCGGGCCTGGGCTGGGTCGAGTACGGCCGCCGGCCCCGGGCCCTGCGGCTGGCCGCAGACGACTTCCGTGACGAGGTCCTGATGCGCCTGCCGCTGCCCGCCGGCGAAGGCTTGGCCGCGGCCCCCGCCTGAGTCCCCTCCTCCGGGCGGCCAGCGTCAGGACCGCCTAGCAGTCACCAGCAGATACTCCCAGTCCATGGCCATACCGCCTGCCTGGGTGCTGTACCTCTGCACCAGGGCCAGCAGCTTCTGATCCAGTGCGCCCGCCCGGTCCGGATTGCGCGCAAGGAATTCGTACACCGCAATAATTGGTCCGTAATGTGCCTTAAGGAACCCCAGGAAGTCCTCCGGCGTGGCAAACCGGTCAATGAGCACGGTTCGGCGTTCGGCGCGGAACTCCCTCACCCGCCCTTCCAAGAGGGACTCGACGTGCTCCCGGTTTCCCCACAATTGCGGTGACTGCGTTCCCGGCGGCGGCGCCGGCGAGTAGGGCTTCAGAGCGGCGAACATGCTGCCGACGAATCCTTCCGGAGTCCAGTTGATCAGCCCGATGCGTCCCCCCGACCGGCACACACGGACGAGTTCGGCGGCAGCCAGGCGATGATGCGGGGCGAACATCACGCCTGCACAGGAAATCACCGCGTCGTAGGAGGCGTCGGCATACGGGAGATGCTCGGCGTCCGCCATGGACCAGGTCAGCCGGACGGACCGGGCCAGCGCCAGGCGCTTACCGGAATTCAGCAGCTCAGGCGTCAGGTCCGAAGCGGTGACATCGGCTCCCGTCTCCGCTGCCGGGATTGCCGCATTCCCGGTCCCCGCCGCGATGTCCAGGACCCGGTCGCTGCCCCGGATGCCGGCGGCCCGGACGAGGACGGGCCCCAGGGGCGAAATGGTTTCGGCGGCAACGGCCGCGTAATCCCCCAGCGACCAGATGGCCCTGAGCCGTGCCTTGATCGCCCGGTCCGCGCCGGCATCGTCAGGAAGCTCGTCCATATCCTCACGTCCTTGGTTTCGGAACCGAACGCCGCGGTACTGCGGAACAGATATTTTTCCGCGGCTGTCGATATCTCCGCCGCTTGTTCGACGCCATAGTAGAAGACGCAACACCGCGTCCTCACAGTTGCAGGAACAGCAACGCATAGAAGAAGGAGTCCACCATGAAGTACATGCTCATTATGCGGTCCACCGACGCGGGCGTGCAGGCCTACAAGGATGTCCCCTTCGAGGAAGTCATTAACCGGATGGGCGCCTATAACGAGTCAATGATCAACGCAGGGGTATTGCTGGCCGGCGAAGGCCTGGCCGAGATTTCCACCGACAGCGGCTTTGTTGTGGACTTTTCCGAGGATCCGCCGCTGATCACAGACGGCCCCTACGGGGAAACCCATGAGCTGTTCAACGGGTTCTGGATCATCTCCGCCGCCTCCCGCGAAGAAGCGGCGGAGTGGGCCAGCCGCTGCCCGCTTGGACCGGGATCGAAGCTGGAAGTGCGGCGGGTAACGGAGGCTGCGGACTTCGCAGATTTCGCCGACAACGAGTACATCCGGAAGGAAGAAGGATGGCGCAGGGACGAGGAGAAGCTGCGCACGGAGCACCGGTAGCAGCCGGTCCCGGGCAGGCAGCGGCAATCCGGCGCCGCCTCGACGCGCTGTGGCGCATCGAAGGTGCCCGGATTGTTGCTGCCCTGGCGCGTGCCACCGGGGACGTGGGCCTGGCCGAGGACGCGGCCCAGGAAGCGGTTGCCCAGGCACTGGAACAGTGGGGCACACGCGGCATTCCGCGGAACCCCGGCGCCTGGATTACGACGGCGGCCCGGCGGCGCGCCATCGACCGCTGGCGGCGGGAGGACCAGCTCGGCAACCGTTACGCGCAGTTGGCCCGCGCCCGGGAAGATGAAGCCGCCGTTGACTGGGATCCGCTCCCCGACGATGTGCTCCGGCTGCTGTTTACCGCCTGCCATCCCGTGCTTGCGCCTGAGGCCCAGGTAGCGCTGACCCTGCGGCTGGTGGGATCACTGCGCACGGAGGAAATCGCCCGGCTGTTCCTGGTACCCGTGGCCACCATGCAGCAGCGGATCCTCCGTGCCCGGAAGAGCCTGGCCGCCGCCCGGGTCCCGTTCGAAGTCCCGGAACCCAATGAGTGGGGTCCGCGGCTGCGGGGTGTGATGCATGTTGTCTACCTGATGTTCACGGAGGGGTATGCGGCAACGGCCGGTGAGACCTGGATCCGGCCGGACCTGGCTAACGAGGCACTGCGGATCGGACGGATCCTGGCCGGCCTGGTGCCCCGGGTCCCGGAGGTCCACGCGCTGGTGGCGCTGTTGGAGTTCCAAGCCTCCCGTTTCGCCGCCCGCACCGGGGCCGGCGGTGAGCCGGTGCTGCTGCCGGACCAGGACCGCACCAGGTGGGACCGGGCGCAGATTGAGCGGGGCCGCGCGTCGCTGGCCCGCGCGGACGCCCTGGCAGCAGCGGCCGGACGGTCCCGCGGGAGCTACGCACTGCAGGCAGCCATCGCGCAATGCCATGCCACCGCCGGGCGTGCCGACGAGACGGACTGGCCGGCCATCGTGGACCTCTATGAGGCGCTGGGCCGCATCAGCCCCGGCGACGTCGTCGAACTCAACCGTGCCGTAGCAGTGTCCATGGCGTCGGGGCCCGAGCCGGCCCTGGCCATTGTGGAGCGTCTGGACGCCCGGGGGCCCTGCGGGGATCCCATCTGCTGCCTAGCGTGCGCGGCGAGCTGCTCTCCCGGCTGGGCAGGGTCGAGGAGGCCAGGGCCGAATTCCGCGCCGCCGCGGAACTGGCGGAGAACCGGCATGAACGCCGGCTCCTGCTGCTCCGGGGGCAGGAGTAGAGTCCAACCACACGCGTTTCCCGCATTGCCCTTCCACAGTCTCTGCAAATCCACAGTCTCTGCCAAAGGATCACCTTGACCTCAAACCCGCAGCCCTTCCCATCCAACGCCGATCCCCTGACGGATCCGGACTGGTGGCGGCAGGCTGCGGTTTACCAGGTGTATCCGCGCAGCTTCTCGGACTCCAACGGTGACGGGCTGGGCGACCTGCAGGGCGTAACCGCCAAGGTGCCCTACCTTTCGGCCCTCGGCGTGGACGCCGTATGGCTCAGTCCCTTTTACCCCTCGGCGCTCGCCGACGGAGGTTACGACGTCGACGACTACCGTGATGTCGACCCGCGCCTGGGCACCTTGGCGCACTTCGACGACATGGCCGCTGCCCTGCACGGTGCCGGAATCAAGCTGATTGTGGACATTGTCCCCAATCATTCCTCCAACCGGCATGCCTGGTTCCGCGAAGCGCTGGACTCGCCCCGGGGTTCCGCGGCCCGGGAACGGTATATCTTCCGCGACGGCACCGGGCCCGACGGCGCCCAGCCGCCCTCGGACTGGCAGTCCGTGTTCGGCGGCAGCGCCTGGGAGCAGGTGCCGGACGGGCAGTGGTACCTGCACCTCTTCGCTCCGGAGCAGCCGGACTTCAACTGGGAGAACCGTGCGGTGAAGGACGAATTCCTGGCCACCCTGCGCTTCTGGTCCGACCGCGGGGTGGACGGCTTCCGGATTGACGTGGCGCATGCCCTGGCGAAGGACCTGAGCGAACCGCTGCCCTCCAGCGCGCTGCTCGCTGCCGAGGGCGACGGAACCGACGGCGCGCATCCGTTCTGGGACCGGAACGAGGTCCATGACATCTACACCGAGTGGCGCGCACTGTTCAATGAATACACTCCGCCGCGCACGGCGGTGGCCGAAGCCTGGGTCCATGCATCCCGCCGCGGCCGCTACGCCAGCCCCGCCGGCCTGGGCCAGGCATTCAACTTCGACCTGCTGCAGGCGGATTTCGACGCCGCCCGCTTCCGCACGGTCATCACCGACAATCTGGTCCAGGCGGCGGAAACCGGCGCGTCGTCCACCTGGGTCCTGTCCAACCACGACGTCGTGCGGCATGCCACGCGCTACGGATTGCCGGCAACGCCGGCGGACAGCGCCAAGGGCCAGGACGGCAAGGCATGGGTCCTGGCCGGCGGACCGGAAGAGCAGTTGGACCGGGCCGCGGGACTGCGCCGGGCCCGTGCGGCCACCCTCCTGATGCTGGCCCTGCCCGGCTCCGCCTATTTGTACCAGGGCGAAGAACTGGGCCTGCACGAGGTTGCTGCCATCCCCGACGCCGACCGCCAGGATCCCGCTTTCTTCCGCAACGCAGGGGTGGAAAAGGGCCGGGACGGCTGCCGGGTGCCGCTGCCCTGGACCCCGGAGGAGCCGTGCTTCGGCTTCGGCACCGGTGCACCCCACCTGCCCCAGCCGGAATGGTTTGGTCCCGCGGCCGTGTCGCTGCAGGACGCCGATACGGATTCCACGCTGAACTTCTACCGGCGGGCCCTGGAACTGCGCGGCAAGCGGCAGGGTGCCGAGGAACTTGCGTGGGTGCCCAGCGCTGCCTCCGTCCTGCACTTCACCCGGCCCGGCGGCTGGCAGAGCATCACCAACTTCGGTACCGCGGCCGTGGCCCTGCCCGCCGGCACGGTGCTGCACACCAGCGCGCCGCTCGAGGGCGGCCTGCTGCCGCCGGACACCACGGCCTGGCTCGGCTGACCGGCGGCTGCTTCCGGGGCCTGTCGGCGGGAAGGCGGGATGGCTACCGTGGAGGGTAGGCAAGAACAGCTACCCGTTGTAAGGAGATCCGCCATGGAGCCAATCCCCGGGATCAACGTTTCGGTTCCGCCCAGCGGCCCGGGCTGCGTGGAATGCACGCAGCAGCAGGGCTGGTGGTACCACCTGCGCCGCTGCACCGAATGCGGGCACATCGGCTGCTGCGACAATTCGCCGGGCCAGCACGCCACCGCGCACGAGCAGCAGACCGGGCACCAGATCATCCGCAGCTATGAGCCGGGCGAGGACTGGTTCTGGAACTACGCCGATTCCTCTGTTTTCGCCGGCCCCGAGCTGGCCCCGCCGGAGCACCACCCGTTCAACCAGTCGGTTCCCGGGCCGGCCAGCCGGGTGCCTCCGGACTGGCAGGAGCTGCTGCGCTGAACGCGTGGGCAGCACCGGGTGAGTCCGGGTTTACACTGTAAACATGACTAGAACCTACATCGTTACAGGATCCGCTTCCGGCATCGGAGCAGCCACCGCCAACCTGCTGAAGGAGGCCGGCAACAAAGTCATTGGCGTTGACCTCCGCAACGCCGACGTTGAAGGCGATCTCAGCACCCCCGAGGGCCGTTCCGCTGCCGTAGCCAAGGTCCTTGACCTTTCCGGCGGCACTGTCGACGCCGTGATCGCCTGCGCAGGCATCTCTGCCCCCGCCCCCATCACCGTGGCCGTGAACTTCTTCGGTGTTACCGACTTCCTCACCGCACTGGCACCCGTCCTGGCCAAGAGCAGCGCCCCGCGTGCCGCCGTCGTCAGCTCCATGGCGAGCCTGCAGCCCAACTCCCCCGAGCTGGTTGAGGCGCTGCTGGCCGGCAGCGAGGAGGAAGCGCTGCGGATCGGCAAGGAGCTCGCAGACAAGGGCCCCCAGACCGGCTACCTTAACTACCCGTCCAGCAAGCGCGCACTCAGCCGCTGGGTCCGCCGCGAAAGCATCACCCCGGCATTTGCCGGTGCCGGCATCCCGCTGAACGCCGTGGCCCCCGGCACCGTCCTGTCCGCCATGACCCGCGAGCTCCTGGCCACGCCCGAAAGCCGTGCCATGGTGGACGAAAACGTCCCCATGCCGCTGAACGGCCACTCCGAGCCCGAGGTCATTGCCCGGCTGCTCATCTGGCTGACGTCCGAGGAGAACACCCACACCACCGGCCAGACCATCTACACCGACGGCGGCGCCGACGCGACGCTGCGCGGCGACGACATCTGGTCCTAGTCCGCCCCCTGCCGCACCGCTGCGGCAAACACCTCCGGCGCCGGGTATCCCCCGGCGCCGGAGGTGTTTAACGGCAGCATTCGCGTCCCCCGGTGCTTTTCTGACATGATGTTGGCATGATGCCAACAGCCCGTCGGCATCATGCCCAGAAAAATACCACTCAAGGGGTACCGATGTTTTTAGCGTTGCGTGAACTGCGTTTCGCCCGGGCCAGATTCGGACTGATGGGCGGCGTCGTCGCCCTCATCGCCGTGCTAATGGTCCTGCTGTCCGGCTTGTCCTCCGGTCTCGTCAACGACGGCGTCTCCGGCCTGAAATCCATGCCGGCAACTGCGTTTGCCTTCAACGAGGGCACCAAGACCGACAATGCCTTCTCCCGCAGCGTGGTGGACGAACACCAGGCTGCAGTGTGGGCCGAACAGCCCGGCGTGGATGAAGCGGCCCTGATGGGCACTGCCATGATGAACGGCACCACCGGAAACGGCACCCAGGTGGATCTGGCCCTGTTCGGCATTGAACCCGACTCGTTCCTGGCCCCGCAGGTCGGCGAAGGCCGCGGCCTGTCCGCACCGGATGAAATCGTGGTCTCCTCCACCGCGGCAGATGCCGGCCTGAACATTGGTGACGTGGTGACCCTCGAACGCATCGGCGTCGAACTGACCGTGGTCGGCTACACGGACAGCCAGGCGACGTTCGGCCACGTTGACCTCGCTTACCTTCCGCTGGATACCTGGCAGTACCTGGCCAGCGGCCAGAGTGTTCCCGGAGCCCCCGCCAAGGCACAAATGGACGGCGTGAAATTCGACACTGCCAGCACGGTTGCCCTGAAGGCAGCCGACGGTGCGGACATCGACTTTGCGGCAGGAGACGACGCCGCCGGAACAGTCACGTCCACCCTGTCCGAATCCTTCAATGCTTCCCCCGGCTACTCCGCCGAAACCATGACCCTGCAGATGATCCAGGTGTTCCTCTACGCCATCTGCGCCCTGGTCGTTGGTGCTTTCTTCACGGTCTGGACCATCCAGCGCAAACACGAACTCGCAGTCCTGCGCGCCGTAGGCGCCTCCACCGGGTACCTGCTCCGTGACGGCCTGCTGCAGGCAACCATCATCTTGGTGGTCTCCACGGTTGTCGGCATCCTTGCCGGCCTCGCCATGGGCGCCGGGCTGAGCGGGACCGCCATGCCGTTCGCACTGGAACCCGCACCCATCGTGCTGGCCACGGTCCTGACCATCGTGCTGGGCCTGGCCGGCGCCGCCCTGGCTATTGTCCGCATTTCCCGCGTAGATCCCCTGGCTGCCCTTGGAGGACAACGATGAGCACCGCAACCACACAGCAGCAAAACTCCGGCACCCGAACCGGCGGCCTGCTGATCACCTCCGCGAACCTGGCGCTGGGCGACGGCGGCAGCACAGTCCAGGCCCTGGACAATGTTTCGCTGGCCGTCCGGCCCGGGGAAATGGTCGCCGTCGTCGGACCGTCCGGGGCTGGCAAATCCAGCCTCCTAGCGGTAGC
This Arthrobacter sp. zg-Y20 DNA region includes the following protein-coding sequences:
- a CDS encoding ABC transporter permease, which translates into the protein MFLALRELRFARARFGLMGGVVALIAVLMVLLSGLSSGLVNDGVSGLKSMPATAFAFNEGTKTDNAFSRSVVDEHQAAVWAEQPGVDEAALMGTAMMNGTTGNGTQVDLALFGIEPDSFLAPQVGEGRGLSAPDEIVVSSTAADAGLNIGDVVTLERIGVELTVVGYTDSQATFGHVDLAYLPLDTWQYLASGQSVPGAPAKAQMDGVKFDTASTVALKAADGADIDFAAGDDAAGTVTSTLSESFNASPGYSAETMTLQMIQVFLYAICALVVGAFFTVWTIQRKHELAVLRAVGASTGYLLRDGLLQATIILVVSTVVGILAGLAMGAGLSGTAMPFALEPAPIVLATVLTIVLGLAGAALAIVRISRVDPLAALGGQR